Proteins encoded together in one Abyssisolibacter fermentans window:
- a CDS encoding GyrI-like domain-containing protein yields MNYEIITLEEKKIVGISKKIINNGEAVKDIAEMWNQFNVKNIYNEILDKAVPNVMGIYYDYEGDYTKPYNFMIGCEVKKSDSLNEEMSQIIIPSGKYAKFTVRGNVQKAVGEGWMKIWNMNLDRAYTYDFELYRNNSEDMSDMIVDIFIALK; encoded by the coding sequence ATGAATTATGAAATAATAACTTTAGAAGAGAAAAAAATTGTAGGTATATCAAAAAAAATTATTAATAATGGAGAAGCAGTAAAAGACATAGCTGAAATGTGGAATCAATTTAATGTTAAAAATATTTACAATGAAATATTAGATAAAGCAGTACCAAATGTTATGGGAATTTACTATGATTATGAAGGAGATTATACAAAGCCTTATAATTTCATGATTGGCTGTGAAGTAAAGAAATCAGATAGTTTAAATGAAGAGATGTCACAAATAATAATACCATCTGGCAAATATGCAAAATTCACAGTAAGAGGGAATGTTCAAAAAGCTGTTGGAGAAGGCTGGATGAAAATTTGGAATATGAACTTAGATAGAGCTTACACATATGATTTTGAATTATACCGTAATAATTCAGAGGATATGAGTGATATGATTGTAGATATATTTATTGCATTGAAATAA
- the yqeK gene encoding bis(5'-nucleosyl)-tetraphosphatase (symmetrical) YqeK, with the protein MHKLLKELSENVIKDNNMLEESVRILEKYEKHIVAEHVKQVGLKAKELAIVFGVDENKAEIAGFFHDISAVIPNNKKIEVAESLNMKIFNEERELPNLIHQRLSKEIANLMFAVKDKEILDAISCHTTLKANPTKLDMVVFIADKIMWDQSGTPPYIKEVKEGLDESLEQGVHVFINYLYKTANIIHPLLEDAHDFFNEKQSKF; encoded by the coding sequence ATGCATAAATTATTAAAAGAACTTAGCGAAAATGTAATAAAAGATAACAACATGTTAGAAGAAAGTGTTAGGATTTTAGAAAAATATGAGAAACATATAGTAGCTGAACATGTAAAACAAGTAGGTTTGAAAGCTAAAGAATTAGCTATTGTTTTTGGGGTTGATGAAAATAAAGCTGAGATAGCAGGTTTTTTTCATGACATAAGTGCAGTTATTCCTAATAACAAGAAAATAGAAGTTGCAGAATCGTTGAATATGAAAATATTTAATGAAGAAAGAGAACTTCCAAATTTAATTCACCAGAGGCTTTCAAAAGAAATTGCTAATTTAATGTTTGCAGTAAAAGACAAAGAAATATTAGATGCAATATCATGTCATACGACATTAAAAGCTAATCCAACAAAATTAGATATGGTAGTATTTATAGCAGATAAAATAATGTGGGATCAAAGTGGAACACCGCCTTATATAAAAGAAGTCAAGGAAGGTTTAGATGAATCATTAGAACAAGGAGTACATGTGTTTATTAATTATTTATACAAAACTGCAAACATAATTCATCCTTTACTTGAAGATGCACATGATTTTTTTAATGAAAAACAATCAAAATTTTAG
- a CDS encoding gluconeogenesis factor YvcK family protein, translating to MQEQPKIVVIGGGTGLSVLLRGLKNYTKNITAIVTVADDGGSSGILREDLGMLAPGDIRSCLLALANTEPMMEKLLQYRFTEGNLKNQSFGNLFIAAMNGICGNFELAIKEMNNVLAVTGKVLPMTLEDVRLKARLNNDVIIKGESYIPEYCMENEVYIEQMYIEPEICKPSEEAITAIHDADIVVLGPGSLFTSIIPNLLIEGITKAIDKSKAKCVYISNVMTQPGETDNYTVTKHVKGILNHSQFNIIDYVIANSENIPNQVLLKYYKKDGAKPVILTEKDNEQLKDLGITLIQDYLVDIKKNYIRHDADKLSKLILSLLKNY from the coding sequence ATGCAAGAACAGCCTAAGATAGTTGTAATAGGTGGTGGTACAGGTCTTTCGGTATTGTTGAGAGGGTTAAAAAATTATACTAAAAACATAACTGCAATAGTTACCGTAGCTGATGATGGTGGTAGTTCAGGAATTTTAAGAGAAGATTTAGGAATGTTAGCACCCGGGGATATTAGGAGTTGTTTATTAGCATTAGCAAACACAGAACCAATGATGGAAAAGCTATTACAATATAGATTTACAGAAGGTAATTTAAAGAATCAAAGCTTTGGTAACCTTTTTATAGCAGCAATGAATGGAATATGCGGAAACTTTGAATTAGCTATCAAAGAAATGAATAACGTTTTAGCAGTAACAGGGAAAGTTCTGCCAATGACATTAGAAGATGTTAGACTAAAAGCACGTTTAAATAATGATGTTATAATAAAAGGAGAATCATATATACCTGAGTACTGCATGGAAAATGAAGTATATATTGAGCAGATGTATATAGAGCCTGAGATATGCAAGCCATCTGAGGAAGCTATAACAGCAATACATGATGCAGATATTGTAGTACTTGGACCGGGAAGTCTTTTTACAAGTATTATACCCAATTTGCTAATCGAAGGGATAACAAAGGCAATAGATAAATCTAAAGCAAAATGTGTTTATATCTCAAATGTAATGACACAACCTGGTGAAACAGATAATTATACAGTAACAAAGCATGTTAAAGGTATTTTAAATCATTCTCAATTTAATATTATTGATTACGTAATAGCTAACTCTGAGAATATACCGAATCAAGTATTATTAAAATACTATAAAAAGGACGGAGCTAAGCCTGTAATACTAACAGAAAAAGATAATGAACAATTAAAAGATTTGGGTATAACACTAATTCAAGATTATTTGGTTGATATAAAGAAGAATTATATTAGGCATGATGCTGATAAGTTAAGTAAATTAATATTAAGTTTGTTAAAAAACTATTAA
- the rapZ gene encoding RNase adapter RapZ produces the protein MQFVIITGLSGAGKSQAMKIMEDIGYYCMDNLPPSLIPKFIDLYIQSKDRIKEVALVVDIRGGKFFNDLFENLDELKADGYEYKILFLDCDDSVLVHRYKELRRPHPLNPQGSIIEGINKERNLLEEVKKKSDYIINTSNFTTGMLKEEIKKLFLEGKEVDNFIVSISSFGYKYGIVIDADLVFDVRFLPNPHYVDELRPMTGNDQKVKDYVMKWNETKVFVDKLTDMIDFLIPFYIKEGKMQLMIAIGCTGGKHRSVTIANYLYEYLKSNGHKVAINHRDSYKRKA, from the coding sequence ATGCAATTTGTTATAATAACAGGACTATCAGGAGCTGGGAAAAGTCAAGCTATGAAGATAATGGAGGATATAGGGTATTATTGTATGGACAACCTACCTCCATCATTAATACCTAAGTTTATTGATTTATATATACAATCAAAAGACAGAATAAAAGAAGTAGCATTAGTTGTAGATATAAGAGGTGGCAAATTTTTCAACGATTTATTCGAGAATCTGGATGAATTAAAAGCAGATGGTTACGAATATAAAATATTGTTTTTGGACTGTGACGATAGTGTTTTAGTTCATAGGTATAAAGAGCTTAGAAGACCACACCCATTAAATCCTCAGGGCAGCATTATAGAAGGTATTAACAAAGAAAGAAATTTACTTGAAGAAGTCAAAAAGAAATCAGACTATATTATAAATACTAGTAATTTTACAACGGGCATGTTAAAAGAAGAAATAAAGAAATTGTTTTTAGAAGGAAAAGAAGTAGATAATTTTATTGTATCAATTTCATCATTTGGGTATAAGTACGGAATTGTTATCGATGCAGATTTGGTATTTGATGTAAGATTTTTACCTAATCCACATTACGTAGATGAATTGCGTCCAATGACAGGTAATGATCAAAAAGTGAAAGACTATGTAATGAAGTGGAATGAGACAAAGGTATTCGTTGATAAACTTACAGATATGATAGATTTTCTAATACCTTTTTATATAAAAGAAGGAAAGATGCAATTGATGATAGCTATAGGGTGTACTGGTGGCAAGCATAGATCTGTTACAATTGCTAATTATTTGTACGAATATCTAAAAAGTAATGGTCATAAAGTAGCAATAAACCATAGAGACAGCTATAAAAGAAAGGCTTAA
- a CDS encoding PHP domain-containing protein, translating to MKIFADYHTHTIYSHGKGTIEDNVKSAISKGLSRIAICDHGPGHIGFGLDKSKLKQMRKEIDEYNKKYQEIEILLGVESNIVSYNGDIDIDDEMINYFDIIAVGFHYGVLMNNIKDNYRVFILNTFAKTFKGINEKMKQLNTKALLMAMDKYPIDFITHPGAKLDVDIDLLAKGAAEKKVALEINSKHGHLTVENIKKAAKYDVKFVLGSDAHHPSRVGNFDESVKRVIAANLDVDKIINARKTD from the coding sequence ATGAAGATATTTGCTGATTACCATACACATACAATATACAGTCATGGTAAAGGTACTATTGAAGATAATGTTAAAAGTGCAATTAGTAAAGGATTAAGCAGAATCGCTATTTGTGACCATGGACCGGGGCATATTGGATTTGGACTAGATAAGAGTAAACTTAAGCAGATGAGGAAAGAAATAGATGAATATAATAAAAAATATCAAGAAATAGAAATCTTATTAGGGGTAGAATCTAATATTGTGAGTTATAATGGTGACATTGATATAGATGATGAAATGATTAATTATTTTGACATAATAGCAGTTGGTTTTCACTATGGAGTTTTAATGAATAATATAAAAGATAATTATAGAGTATTTATATTAAATACATTTGCGAAGACTTTTAAAGGGATAAATGAAAAAATGAAACAGCTAAATACAAAAGCACTTTTAATGGCTATGGATAAATATCCTATAGATTTCATAACGCATCCGGGAGCAAAACTTGATGTTGACATAGACCTTTTAGCAAAAGGAGCAGCTGAAAAGAAAGTAGCTCTTGAAATTAATTCTAAACATGGACATTTAACTGTCGAAAATATTAAAAAGGCTGCAAAATATGATGTTAAATTTGTTTTAGGCAGTGATGCACATCATCCCAGTAGAGTAGGAAATTTTGATGAATCAGTAAAAAGGGTGATTGCAGCAAATTTGGATGTTGATAAGATAATAAATGCTAGAAAGACTGACTAA
- the murB gene encoding UDP-N-acetylmuramate dehydrogenase, which translates to MKVSDIKEVLLNRDFCGEVLLDEPMKKHTYFRIGGNADVLVLPKKIEDVILVLKVCNELGIEFCIVGNGTNLLVTDKGIRGVVIKLAENISDIKVNGNNIKVQCGALLSTVAKIALKSSLTGMEGGSGIPGSIGGAVAMNAGAYGFEMSQIVTKVKCVDNKGNLYIYNNDELNFGYRNSKAQDDNLIVLEVELELEKGNYEEIKVYMDELTVKRTTKQPLHLPSAGSTFKRPEGDYASRLIQEAGLKGMRFKDAQVSDKHCGFIVNLGNATAEDVMNLIKIVQKTVNDKFGVMLETEVKIIGEL; encoded by the coding sequence TTGAAAGTATCAGATATAAAAGAAGTATTATTGAATAGAGATTTTTGTGGAGAAGTTTTACTTGATGAACCAATGAAAAAACATACATATTTTAGGATTGGTGGGAATGCAGATGTGCTAGTCTTACCTAAGAAGATAGAAGATGTAATTTTAGTTTTAAAAGTATGTAATGAGTTAGGGATTGAGTTTTGCATAGTTGGAAATGGAACAAATTTATTAGTTACAGATAAAGGGATAAGAGGAGTAGTTATAAAGCTTGCTGAAAATATTAGTGATATTAAAGTAAATGGTAATAATATAAAAGTCCAGTGTGGAGCATTGCTATCAACAGTAGCTAAAATAGCGCTTAAAAGCTCACTTACCGGCATGGAAGGCGGAAGTGGTATACCAGGATCTATAGGTGGAGCTGTAGCTATGAATGCAGGTGCATATGGATTTGAGATGAGTCAAATAGTAACAAAAGTAAAATGTGTTGATAATAAAGGGAATTTATATATATATAATAATGATGAATTGAATTTTGGGTATAGAAATAGTAAGGCTCAAGATGATAATTTAATAGTTTTAGAAGTAGAACTTGAATTAGAAAAAGGTAATTATGAAGAAATAAAAGTATACATGGATGAGTTAACAGTAAAAAGAACTACTAAGCAGCCACTTCATTTACCAAGTGCAGGAAGCACATTTAAAAGACCTGAGGGCGATTATGCATCAAGATTAATACAAGAAGCAGGATTAAAAGGAATGAGATTTAAAGATGCCCAAGTTTCAGATAAACATTGTGGATTTATAGTAAATTTAGGTAATGCAACAGCAGAAGATGTAATGAATCTCATAAAAATAGTTCAAAAAACTGTTAATGATAAATTTGGAGTAATGCTTGAAACAGAAGTCAAAATAATAGGAGAATTGTAA